The following proteins are encoded in a genomic region of Bacillus sp. FJAT-22090:
- a CDS encoding acyl-CoA dehydrogenase family protein, producing the protein MTEVKDVIKGGGFLVEDLEASRVFTPEDFTDEQKMIAKTAEEYVKNQVLPVVENLEHHEFEHSVRLLKEAGDLGLLAADIPEEYGGLGLDKISSALIAEKISVAGGFSITHGAHVGIGTLPIVLFGNEEQKQKYLPNSASGDKISAYALTEPGSGSDALGAKTTAKLNAEGTHYILNGEKQWITNAGFADVFVVYAKVDGDKFTAFIVEKTFPGVSVGAEEKKMGIKSSSTRTLILQDAEVPVENLLGEIGRGHVIAFNILNIGRYKLGVGTVGGSKRALELAISYSNQRQQFKTPISSFNLTKQKLATMASKLYATESLIYRTVGYFEERMGQLSEAEQKDGKAIAASIAEYAIECSINKVVGSEVLDYIVDEAVQLHGGYGFMQEYEVERIYRDSRINRIFEGTNEINRLIVPGTFLKKAMKGELPLLQKAQSLQEELLMMMPEEVSDAPLAQEKVLVANAKKIGLLAAGLAAQRFGTKLEAEQEVLVNIANIANNIFAMESAVLRTEKAIDRGGVEKANQKLLYTQIFCQEAFDEIEKAAKETLIASVEGDNLRMMISALRKLTRYSPYNVIAKKREASVKLIEAEKFVV; encoded by the coding sequence ATGACAGAAGTTAAAGATGTGATTAAAGGCGGAGGCTTTTTAGTTGAAGATTTAGAGGCAAGTCGAGTATTTACACCAGAGGACTTTACCGATGAACAAAAAATGATTGCAAAAACAGCTGAAGAATATGTAAAAAATCAAGTGTTACCAGTTGTAGAAAATCTTGAACACCATGAATTCGAGCATTCAGTACGATTATTGAAAGAAGCAGGTGATTTAGGGTTACTTGCTGCAGATATTCCAGAAGAATATGGCGGATTAGGATTAGATAAGATTTCTTCTGCATTAATTGCAGAAAAGATTTCGGTTGCAGGTGGTTTCTCCATCACCCACGGAGCACATGTTGGAATTGGGACACTACCAATCGTTTTATTTGGTAATGAAGAGCAAAAGCAAAAGTATCTACCAAACTCTGCATCTGGAGATAAAATCTCCGCTTATGCACTGACTGAGCCAGGTTCAGGTTCTGATGCTTTAGGAGCAAAAACTACTGCGAAATTGAATGCAGAAGGAACTCACTATATTTTAAATGGTGAAAAACAATGGATTACGAATGCTGGTTTTGCAGATGTATTTGTTGTTTATGCGAAAGTGGATGGAGACAAATTCACAGCATTTATCGTAGAAAAAACTTTCCCAGGCGTTTCAGTGGGAGCAGAAGAAAAGAAAATGGGTATTAAATCTTCGTCTACTCGTACTCTTATTTTACAGGATGCAGAGGTGCCTGTAGAAAACTTATTAGGTGAAATTGGACGCGGGCATGTAATTGCTTTCAATATTTTAAATATCGGTCGTTACAAATTAGGGGTAGGTACAGTAGGTGGATCTAAACGTGCTTTAGAGCTTGCAATTTCTTATTCCAATCAACGTCAACAATTCAAAACACCTATTTCTTCTTTTAATTTAACAAAGCAAAAACTTGCTACAATGGCTTCTAAGTTGTATGCGACAGAAAGCTTGATATACAGAACTGTTGGTTACTTTGAAGAACGTATGGGGCAATTAAGTGAAGCAGAACAAAAAGATGGGAAAGCGATTGCTGCTTCTATCGCGGAATATGCCATCGAATGTTCTATTAATAAAGTAGTAGGTTCAGAAGTTCTCGATTATATCGTTGATGAAGCTGTTCAGTTACATGGTGGATATGGCTTTATGCAAGAATACGAAGTAGAGCGTATTTATCGAGACTCTCGTATTAACCGTATTTTCGAGGGTACAAATGAAATTAACCGACTAATCGTTCCTGGTACATTCTTGAAGAAAGCGATGAAAGGTGAGCTTCCGCTACTTCAAAAAGCACAAAGTTTACAAGAAGAGCTACTCATGATGATGCCAGAAGAAGTGAGTGACGCGCCACTAGCACAAGAAAAAGTATTGGTAGCAAATGCGAAGAAAATTGGTTTACTAGCTGCAGGTCTTGCTGCTCAACGCTTTGGTACAAAACTTGAAGCAGAGCAAGAAGTATTAGTTAATATTGCAAACATTGCTAACAACATATTTGCAATGGAATCAGCGGTACTTCGTACGGAAAAAGCAATCGACCGTGGTGGAGTAGAAAAAGCAAATCAAAAATTACTTTATACACAAATCTTCTGCCAAGAAGCATTTGATGAAATCGAAAAAGCAGCAAAAGAAACACTAATTGCATCTGTTGAGGGAGATAACTTACGAATGATGATATCTGCACTTCGTAAACTAACTCGCTATTCTCCGTATAATGTGATTGCTAAGAAACGTGAAGCTTCTGTTAAGTTAATTGAGGCTGAAAAATTTGTTGTTTAA
- a CDS encoding arsenate reductase family protein: MTIQFFGYPKCSTCRKASKWLKDHQVEFEDNHIVENPPSKEMIKEILVNTNTDIKKLFNTSGTKYREMQLKDKLPNMTEKEQIETLVSDGMLIKRPIVYDGEHLTLGFKEEEFEHIWKSI, encoded by the coding sequence ATGACGATTCAATTTTTTGGTTATCCCAAATGTAGCACGTGTAGAAAGGCAAGTAAGTGGCTGAAAGATCATCAAGTGGAATTTGAGGATAATCATATAGTGGAAAACCCACCATCAAAAGAAATGATAAAAGAGATTTTAGTAAATACAAATACAGATATAAAGAAGCTCTTTAATACAAGTGGTACTAAATATCGAGAAATGCAATTGAAGGACAAGCTTCCAAATATGACAGAAAAAGAACAAATCGAAACGCTCGTTTCAGATGGAATGCTTATTAAGCGACCAATTGTATATGATGGAGAGCATTTGACGCTAGGTTTTAAAGAAGAAGAGTTTGAACATATTTGGAAAAGCATATAA
- the gcvH gene encoding glycine cleavage system protein GcvH, translated as MSTPKELKYSEEHEWVKTEDGKVRIGITHFAQSELGDIVFVELPQVGDDIKAGDPFGSVESVKTVSELYAPISGKVVEVNADLEDSPEYVNESPYENAWMIVVEPSDVAEVDALLSAEQYEELIQE; from the coding sequence ATGAGCACACCTAAAGAATTAAAATACTCAGAAGAGCATGAATGGGTAAAAACAGAAGACGGTAAAGTACGTATTGGAATTACACATTTTGCACAATCAGAACTTGGGGATATCGTGTTTGTCGAGCTTCCACAAGTAGGAGACGATATTAAAGCTGGAGATCCTTTCGGAAGTGTAGAATCAGTTAAAACTGTTTCTGAACTGTATGCTCCGATCAGCGGTAAAGTAGTAGAAGTAAACGCTGATTTAGAAGACAGCCCTGAATATGTAAACGAATCTCCGTATGAAAATGCATGGATGATCGTAGTTGAGCCTTCTGACGTAGCAGAAGTGGATGCACTATTATCTGCAGAACAATACGAAGAGTTAATTCAAGAATAA
- a CDS encoding toprim domain-containing protein yields MAKVFSEKVILVEGRSDKLKLLTILAEATEIVCTNGTISNVKLEEILSPLEELPIYAFLDSDKSGEQIRSVVRKVYPEAIHLYTNPVYGEVANTPLDVLASILQRAKIKVKKEFLS; encoded by the coding sequence ATGGCTAAGGTATTTAGTGAAAAAGTAATTCTTGTAGAAGGTAGATCAGATAAACTGAAACTTTTAACCATTCTTGCTGAAGCAACTGAAATTGTTTGTACGAATGGCACTATTTCTAATGTGAAATTAGAAGAAATCTTAAGTCCTTTAGAAGAATTGCCCATATATGCTTTTTTAGACTCCGATAAATCAGGAGAACAAATACGATCGGTAGTTAGAAAGGTATATCCAGAAGCAATTCATCTATATACGAATCCTGTATATGGTGAAGTTGCAAATACCCCGCTTGATGTTTTGGCTTCTATCTTACAACGTGCTAAGATTAAGGTGAAAAAAGAATTTTTATCATAG
- a CDS encoding thioredoxin family protein — translation MNEWSREEWEQAKNAPSLSLLYIYTPMCGTCQVASKMMKVLKEIVQFPVGQANINYMKDLAMDYEIESVPCLLIAKEGIVYKKVYAFQSIPYLLDVIKSVDDTELS, via the coding sequence GTGAATGAATGGTCTCGAGAGGAATGGGAGCAAGCTAAAAATGCTCCTAGTCTTTCTCTTTTATATATTTACACCCCAATGTGTGGGACATGCCAAGTTGCCTCTAAAATGATGAAGGTACTTAAAGAAATTGTACAGTTTCCGGTTGGACAGGCAAATATAAATTATATGAAAGATTTAGCGATGGATTATGAAATTGAAAGTGTGCCATGTCTTTTAATTGCAAAAGAAGGAATTGTTTATAAAAAGGTTTATGCTTTCCAATCAATTCCTTATCTTTTAGATGTTATAAAAAGTGTTGACGACACCGAATTATCATGA
- a CDS encoding methionine ABC transporter ATP-binding protein produces the protein MISLKDISKKFSTKQGTIVAVDNVNLTIKQGEIFGIIGYSGAGKSTLIRLLNGLEKPTSGQIVVNDKEITSISEGKLRQVRQKVSMIFQHFNLLWSRTVAENIAFPLEIAGVPKEQRATRVKELIELVGLEGRGDYYPSQLSGGQKQRVGIARALANRPEVLLCDEATSALDPETTDSILDLLISINERLGLTIVLITHEMQVIQKICNRVAVMENGHVVEEGDVLEVFQNPQQPITKRFVTQVSENNQSQQTIQNLQELYPNGKLIKLVFVGDQTEQPILSRLIKQFDLEVNIVQGNITHTISGAYGTLILQIDGDASAIDKAILFIHEQKVHTEVINND, from the coding sequence GTGATTAGCTTAAAAGATATTTCGAAAAAGTTTAGTACGAAGCAAGGTACCATTGTTGCTGTTGATAATGTAAATCTTACAATTAAGCAGGGTGAGATTTTTGGAATTATTGGATATAGTGGTGCAGGAAAAAGTACTTTAATCAGATTGTTGAATGGATTAGAAAAGCCGACTTCAGGGCAAATTGTTGTAAATGATAAAGAAATTACATCAATTTCCGAAGGTAAGCTTCGACAAGTAAGACAAAAAGTAAGCATGATTTTTCAGCATTTCAATCTTTTGTGGTCAAGAACTGTTGCAGAAAACATAGCTTTTCCTTTGGAAATCGCAGGAGTACCTAAAGAACAAAGAGCTACTCGTGTAAAAGAATTGATTGAGTTAGTAGGTTTAGAAGGCCGAGGAGATTATTATCCTTCTCAATTATCCGGTGGACAAAAGCAACGGGTAGGAATTGCTCGAGCATTAGCAAATCGCCCAGAAGTGTTGCTTTGTGATGAAGCTACATCTGCACTTGACCCAGAAACAACGGATTCCATATTAGATTTACTGATTAGTATTAACGAAAGATTAGGTTTGACCATTGTACTAATTACACATGAAATGCAGGTTATTCAAAAGATTTGTAATCGAGTAGCAGTAATGGAGAACGGACATGTGGTAGAGGAAGGGGACGTGCTGGAAGTTTTCCAAAATCCCCAACAGCCCATAACAAAGAGATTTGTTACACAAGTTTCTGAAAATAATCAATCTCAGCAGACGATTCAAAATTTACAAGAACTATATCCAAATGGCAAACTCATCAAGCTTGTTTTTGTTGGAGACCAAACGGAACAGCCAATTCTATCGAGACTAATTAAACAATTTGATTTGGAAGTAAATATCGTACAAGGAAATATTACACATACGATAAGTGGAGCTTATGGGACATTGATTCTTCAGATTGACGGTGATGCATCGGCAATCGATAAGGCAATTCTATTTATTCACGAACAAAAAGTACACACAGAGGTGATCAACAATGATTAA
- a CDS encoding methionine ABC transporter permease, with the protein MINTLFPNVDWPKMWEATMETLYMTAVSTLLTFVFGLALGLLLFLTSPHQAWANKLTNWLTGAFTNIFRSIPFIILIILLIPFTKLLLGTIRGPNAAFPALVIGAAPFYARMVLIGLREIDKGVLEAAKSMGAKTSTIIWKVLLPESMPALVSGITVTCISLVGYTAMAGIIGAGGLGTLAFLDGFQRSREDVTLVATILILIVVFIIQWIGDAITTKIDKR; encoded by the coding sequence ATGATTAATACTTTATTTCCAAATGTTGATTGGCCAAAAATGTGGGAAGCGACAATGGAAACTCTTTATATGACTGCAGTTTCTACTTTATTAACATTTGTATTTGGTCTTGCACTAGGATTACTTTTGTTTTTAACAAGTCCGCATCAAGCATGGGCCAATAAACTAACAAATTGGTTGACGGGAGCATTTACTAATATCTTTCGTTCGATACCATTTATTATTTTAATCATATTGCTTATTCCATTTACGAAATTACTTTTAGGTACTATTCGTGGACCAAATGCTGCGTTTCCAGCTCTTGTAATTGGAGCTGCTCCATTTTATGCACGAATGGTTTTAATTGGATTAAGAGAAATAGATAAAGGTGTGCTTGAAGCAGCTAAATCGATGGGGGCTAAAACTTCTACTATTATATGGAAGGTTTTATTACCAGAATCGATGCCAGCATTAGTCTCTGGTATAACAGTTACTTGTATATCACTAGTTGGATATACGGCAATGGCGGGAATTATTGGTGCAGGCGGCTTAGGTACGTTAGCATTCTTAGATGGGTTCCAACGCAGTAGAGAAGATGTAACGCTTGTTGCAACCATTTTAATACTCATTGTAGTATTTATTATTCAATGGATTGGCGACGCGATAACAACAAAGATAGACAAGAGATAA
- a CDS encoding MetQ/NlpA family ABC transporter substrate-binding protein → MKKFLAGALLSVSALTLAACGGEEESSKLVVGASNVPHAEILEQAKPILEEQGIELTIETYQDYVLPNQDLDSGELDANYFQHIPYFESQKEEFGYDFENAGGIHIEPIGLYSKKYGSIEELPEGATILMSNSVADHGRVLAMLEAQGLIKLAEGVDKTAAELTDIVENPKNLEFDANYEAALLVQLYENEEGDAVLINSNYALDAGLNPMEDSIAIEDSESPYVNIIAVKAGDEDKKEIKALVDVLHSKEIQDFIVEEWGGSVVPVK, encoded by the coding sequence ATGAAAAAGTTTTTAGCAGGAGCATTATTATCCGTTAGTGCATTAACACTGGCTGCTTGTGGTGGAGAAGAAGAAAGCAGTAAATTAGTAGTAGGGGCTTCAAACGTTCCTCATGCTGAGATATTAGAACAAGCTAAACCAATACTAGAAGAACAAGGTATTGAACTTACAATTGAAACTTACCAAGACTATGTTTTACCAAACCAAGATTTAGATTCAGGCGAGTTGGATGCTAACTATTTCCAGCATATCCCTTACTTTGAATCACAAAAAGAAGAATTTGGATACGATTTTGAAAATGCAGGTGGAATCCATATTGAGCCAATCGGTTTATATTCTAAAAAATATGGTTCTATTGAAGAATTACCAGAAGGTGCAACGATCTTAATGAGTAACTCAGTTGCTGACCATGGTCGTGTATTAGCAATGTTAGAGGCTCAAGGACTAATCAAATTAGCTGAAGGTGTTGATAAAACAGCAGCTGAATTAACGGATATTGTAGAGAATCCAAAAAATCTTGAATTTGACGCTAACTATGAGGCTGCATTATTAGTGCAACTGTATGAAAATGAAGAAGGCGATGCAGTACTAATCAATTCAAACTATGCTTTAGACGCTGGACTTAACCCGATGGAAGATTCTATTGCTATTGAAGACTCTGAATCACCATATGTAAACATCATTGCAGTTAAAGCTGGCGATGAAGATAAAAAAGAAATTAAAGCTCTAGTAGACGTTTTACACTCTAAAGAAATCCAAGATTTCATCGTTGAAGAGTGGGGCGGATCCGTAGTTCCAGTTAAATAA
- the sufC gene encoding Fe-S cluster assembly ATPase SufC, which produces MSTLVIKDLHVAIDGKEILKGVNLTINTNEIHAVMGPNGTGKSTLASAIMGHPKYEVTSGSIELDGEDVLEMEVDERAQAGLFLAMQYPSEITGVTNADFLRSAINSRREEGDEISLMKFIRELDSKMEFLEMDLDMAQRYLNEGFSGGEKKRNEILQLMMLKPKFAILDEIDSGLDIDALKVVSKGINEMRGEGFGSLVITHYQRLLNYITPDHVHVMMQGRVVKSGGPELAQKLEAQGYDWIKEELGIEDETVGQEA; this is translated from the coding sequence ATGTCAACTTTAGTAATTAAGGATTTACACGTTGCTATAGACGGTAAAGAGATATTAAAGGGTGTTAATTTAACTATTAATACAAACGAAATTCACGCAGTTATGGGTCCAAACGGTACTGGTAAGTCTACTTTAGCATCTGCTATTATGGGCCATCCTAAATATGAAGTAACTTCAGGTTCAATTGAATTGGACGGGGAAGATGTATTAGAAATGGAAGTAGACGAGCGTGCTCAAGCTGGTTTGTTTTTAGCTATGCAATATCCAAGTGAAATTACTGGAGTAACTAATGCCGATTTCTTACGTTCTGCTATCAATTCACGTCGTGAAGAAGGCGATGAAATTTCATTAATGAAATTCATTCGTGAATTGGACAGCAAAATGGAATTTTTAGAAATGGATTTAGATATGGCTCAACGTTATTTAAATGAAGGATTCTCTGGTGGGGAGAAAAAACGTAATGAAATTCTTCAATTAATGATGTTAAAACCAAAATTTGCTATCTTAGATGAGATTGACTCTGGTCTAGATATCGATGCACTTAAAGTTGTTTCAAAAGGAATTAACGAGATGCGTGGAGAAGGTTTCGGAAGTCTAGTGATCACTCACTACCAACGTCTTCTTAACTACATTACTCCTGACCATGTACACGTTATGATGCAAGGTCGTGTAGTTAAATCTGGTGGTCCTGAGCTTGCACAAAAACTTGAAGCACAAGGATATGACTGGATTAAAGAAGAGTTAGGAATTGAAGACGAGACAGTTGGACAAGAAGCATAA
- the sufD gene encoding Fe-S cluster assembly protein SufD, whose amino-acid sequence MTVETKLALTEQDIRSFSESKQEPSWMTDIRLTAFGELESLPMPKPDKTKIDNWNFIEFPTHTVESNVFTSLDELPEEVKVLVNTEEQKNIYIQHNNTPAFVSLSDELKEKGVILTDIFTAIRENADLVQKYFMTDGVKVNEHKLTALHAALLNGGVFVYVPKNVVVEEPIQVIYLHDNNTASLFNHTLLVADENSVVTYVENYLSTVEHTNGLANIVSEVIAKDNAKVTFGTVDVLAEGFTTYVNRRGVTSRDAVLEWALGMMNDGDTISESVTHLVGDNSQGRVKMVVVGRGKQKQNFTTKVIHWGKHSDGHILKHGVMKDEASSIFNGIGKIEYGATKSNAVQESRVLMLSEKARGDANPILLIDEDDVTAGHAASVGRVDPLQLYYLMSRGISKHEAERLVIHGFLAPVVNELPIEGVKKQLTEVIERKVR is encoded by the coding sequence ATGACGGTTGAAACAAAATTGGCATTAACCGAGCAGGATATCCGCTCCTTTTCAGAAAGTAAACAAGAGCCAAGCTGGATGACAGATATTCGTCTAACAGCTTTTGGTGAGCTTGAATCACTTCCAATGCCAAAGCCAGATAAAACAAAAATCGATAACTGGAATTTCATTGAATTCCCTACACATACTGTAGAGAGCAATGTTTTCACTTCTTTAGATGAATTACCGGAAGAAGTGAAAGTACTTGTTAATACAGAAGAGCAAAAAAATATTTATATTCAACATAATAATACGCCAGCTTTTGTTTCATTATCGGATGAACTAAAAGAAAAAGGTGTTATTTTAACAGATATTTTTACAGCGATCCGTGAAAATGCCGACCTAGTTCAAAAGTATTTTATGACAGATGGCGTAAAAGTAAATGAGCATAAACTCACAGCACTACATGCAGCACTTTTAAATGGTGGAGTATTCGTATACGTACCTAAAAATGTTGTGGTAGAAGAACCGATTCAAGTAATTTATTTACACGATAATAATACAGCATCTCTTTTCAACCATACGTTATTAGTTGCAGATGAAAATAGTGTTGTCACTTACGTAGAAAATTATCTATCGACTGTTGAACATACAAATGGCTTAGCTAACATTGTTTCAGAAGTTATTGCAAAGGATAATGCAAAAGTAACTTTTGGTACAGTGGATGTTCTTGCAGAAGGATTCACTACGTATGTAAACCGTCGTGGTGTCACTAGCCGTGATGCTGTTCTTGAATGGGCACTCGGTATGATGAATGATGGCGATACGATTTCCGAGAGCGTAACTCATTTAGTTGGGGATAACTCGCAAGGTCGTGTTAAAATGGTTGTTGTAGGTCGTGGGAAACAAAAACAAAACTTCACAACAAAAGTTATTCATTGGGGAAAACATTCGGATGGACATATTTTAAAACACGGTGTTATGAAAGATGAGGCATCATCTATTTTTAATGGTATTGGGAAAATTGAATATGGTGCTACAAAATCCAATGCAGTTCAAGAATCTCGTGTACTCATGTTAAGTGAAAAAGCACGTGGAGATGCCAACCCAATTCTATTGATCGACGAAGATGATGTAACAGCAGGTCACGCAGCTTCTGTTGGCCGAGTAGACCCACTTCAGTTGTACTATTTAATGAGCCGTGGTATTTCTAAACACGAAGCAGAGCGTCTAGTTATTCATGGATTCCTTGCTCCAGTAGTAAATGAATTACCTATCGAAGGCGTAAAGAAACAGCTGACGGAGGTTATTGAAAGGAAAGTTCGCTAA
- a CDS encoding cysteine desulfurase, with protein sequence MLSKEIRSYFPILNQEINGHPLVYLDSGATSQKPVQVIEAIKKYYEYENSNVHRGVHTLGNRATESYEGAREKVRNFINAKSTKEIIFTRGTTTSINTVARSYGLANVKEGDEIVITHMEHHSNIIPWQQLAKDTGATLKYIDLEADGTLSLENVRATITDKTKIVSIVYVSNVLGTMNPIKEITEIAHEHGAIMVVDGAQAAPHLKLDVQNLDCDFLAFSGHKMCGPTGIGVLYGKQELLEKMEPVEFGGEMIDFVGLYESTWKELPWKFEGGTPIIAGAIGLAAAIDFLEEIGLDEIEKHEHELATYAMDKMLTIEGLTIYGPNDPSKRAGIVTFNLDDVHPHDVATVLDMSGIAVRAGHHCAQPLMKWLQCTATARASFYLYNTEEDIDRLVAGLRTAKEYFNDVF encoded by the coding sequence ATGCTCAGCAAAGAGATTCGAAGCTATTTTCCCATATTAAATCAAGAAATCAATGGTCATCCACTTGTCTATCTAGACAGTGGTGCCACTTCACAGAAGCCAGTGCAAGTTATTGAAGCGATTAAAAAGTATTATGAATACGAAAACTCAAATGTTCACCGTGGTGTGCATACATTAGGGAATCGTGCAACAGAAAGTTACGAAGGTGCACGAGAAAAAGTTCGAAATTTCATTAATGCTAAATCTACAAAAGAAATAATATTTACTCGTGGTACAACAACATCTATTAACACAGTTGCTAGAAGCTATGGCTTAGCAAATGTGAAAGAGGGCGATGAAATTGTCATCACGCATATGGAACACCATTCAAATATTATTCCTTGGCAACAACTTGCTAAAGATACAGGGGCAACATTAAAATACATCGATTTAGAAGCAGATGGAACATTATCATTAGAAAATGTCCGTGCTACTATCACAGATAAAACAAAAATTGTATCCATCGTATACGTTTCGAACGTTTTAGGTACGATGAATCCAATAAAAGAAATTACTGAAATAGCACATGAACATGGTGCTATAATGGTCGTAGACGGTGCTCAAGCCGCTCCACATTTAAAGCTAGATGTTCAAAATTTGGATTGTGATTTTCTTGCATTTTCAGGTCATAAAATGTGTGGTCCGACAGGTATCGGGGTACTTTATGGTAAGCAGGAATTACTTGAAAAAATGGAACCTGTTGAATTTGGTGGAGAAATGATTGACTTTGTAGGACTATACGAGTCTACATGGAAAGAGCTACCTTGGAAATTCGAAGGTGGAACACCGATCATTGCTGGAGCGATTGGTCTAGCAGCTGCCATTGATTTCCTTGAGGAAATCGGGCTAGATGAGATTGAAAAACACGAGCATGAGCTTGCTACTTACGCCATGGATAAAATGCTTACAATAGAAGGCTTGACTATTTATGGACCAAACGATCCGTCTAAGCGAGCTGGAATCGTAACATTTAACTTAGATGATGTGCATCCACATGATGTTGCAACCGTACTTGATATGAGCGGTATTGCTGTTCGTGCAGGTCATCATTGTGCACAACCATTGATGAAATGGTTACAATGTACGGCTACTGCAAGAGCAAGTTTTTATCTTTATAACACAGAAGAAGATATTGACCGTTTAGTTGCTGGATTGCGCACTGCAAAGGAGTATTTTAACGATGTCTTCTAA
- the sufU gene encoding Fe-S cluster assembly sulfur transfer protein SufU, whose amino-acid sequence MSSNLDQLYRRVIMDHYKNPRNKGSIEEGALTIDMNNPTCGDRIHLTLQVEDGIIQNAKFDGEGCSISMASASMMTQAVKGKKVEEALKLSTTFSEMMLGKDYDDSIDLDDIEALHGVSKFPARIKCATLAWKAMEKGVSEEK is encoded by the coding sequence ATGTCTTCTAATTTAGATCAATTATATCGTCGAGTAATAATGGACCATTATAAAAATCCTCGTAATAAAGGAAGTATCGAGGAAGGTGCTCTTACAATTGACATGAATAACCCGACTTGTGGAGATCGCATTCATCTGACACTTCAAGTAGAAGATGGAATTATCCAAAACGCAAAGTTTGATGGGGAAGGTTGTTCTATTTCAATGGCTTCTGCTTCCATGATGACACAAGCAGTAAAAGGGAAAAAAGTCGAAGAAGCCTTAAAACTTTCTACTACTTTTTCAGAGATGATGCTAGGAAAAGACTATGATGATTCCATTGACTTGGATGATATTGAAGCATTACATGGTGTATCTAAGTTTCCTGCGCGTATTAAATGTGCAACACTTGCATGGAAGGCTATGGAAAAAGGCGTTTCTGAAGAAAAATAA